A genomic segment from Pseudoxanthomonas sp. CF385 encodes:
- a CDS encoding DUF2884 family protein has protein sequence MTRFAPLAFALSLVLLSACSGKDKAPDSGTRIEASGALWGQNLTLNATGQPKAEISAKGDFIIDGKKVEVNDAQRALLVAYHRELGGIADAGIATGKEGAKLAGKAVGAAVKGIFSGNPDQIDKEIEAEAKKVEAEAMKICDRLPGLYKAQQELAAALPAFLPYASMDEGDVEDCRTEQNESHEAGEDVGRAIGQAIKDDDGGAKNAASEADAAAAEPAKP, from the coding sequence ATGACCCGATTCGCACCGCTCGCATTCGCGCTCTCCCTCGTCCTCCTGTCCGCCTGTTCGGGCAAGGACAAGGCGCCCGATTCCGGCACCCGCATCGAAGCGTCCGGCGCGTTGTGGGGCCAGAACCTCACGCTCAACGCGACCGGCCAGCCGAAGGCGGAAATATCCGCCAAGGGCGACTTCATCATCGACGGCAAGAAAGTCGAGGTGAACGACGCGCAGCGCGCGCTGCTGGTGGCTTACCACCGCGAACTGGGCGGCATCGCCGATGCCGGCATCGCCACCGGCAAGGAAGGCGCCAAGCTCGCCGGCAAGGCGGTGGGCGCCGCGGTGAAGGGCATCTTCAGCGGCAACCCGGACCAGATCGACAAGGAGATCGAGGCGGAAGCCAAGAAGGTCGAAGCCGAAGCGATGAAGATCTGCGACCGCCTGCCGGGCCTGTACAAGGCGCAGCAGGAACTCGCCGCCGCCCTCCCCGCCTTCCTGCCGTATGCCTCCATGGACGAAGGCGATGTCGAGGATTGCCGTACCGAGCAGAACGAAAGCCACGAGGCCGGCGAAGACGTCGGCCGCGCCATCGGCCAGGCGATCAAGGACGACGACGGCGGCGCGAAGAATGCCGCCTCGGAAGCCGACGCCGCTGCGGCGGAGCCGGCCAAGCCCTGA
- a CDS encoding DUF4097 family beta strand repeat-containing protein translates to MSTTAPLLFLATALLAAPAFAQGEHCKHSAPRQLKLDTAGAKAIVFDIGHNDLRVDASPGAAVSLQGKACASQADALPSLKLSQERVGDKLVVRVWREGRFSGVFFGNNYAYQTLSVTLPDTLPVQLKVGSGDAVVTGSPVLSADVGSGDVAARGIRGLAAVSVGSGDIELDDVGAVRVISIGSGDVTARGVRGAVHVGSIGSGDFTLVRGTGSVEIGSIGSGDAEVRDVGGDVVVGSVGSGGVEARNVAGALTVRSIGSGDVHHEGVKGAIDLPKHH, encoded by the coding sequence ATGTCGACCACCGCCCCCTTGCTGTTCCTCGCGACCGCGCTGCTCGCGGCACCCGCGTTCGCGCAGGGGGAACACTGCAAGCATTCCGCCCCGCGCCAGTTGAAGCTGGACACGGCCGGCGCCAAGGCCATCGTGTTCGACATCGGCCACAACGACCTGCGCGTGGACGCCTCGCCCGGCGCGGCCGTCTCGCTGCAAGGCAAGGCCTGCGCGTCGCAGGCCGATGCGCTGCCCAGCCTGAAGCTGTCCCAGGAACGCGTCGGCGACAAGCTGGTGGTGCGCGTCTGGCGCGAGGGGCGCTTCAGTGGCGTGTTCTTCGGCAACAACTACGCCTACCAGACCCTGTCGGTGACCCTCCCGGACACCCTCCCCGTGCAGCTCAAGGTCGGCTCCGGCGATGCGGTCGTCACCGGCTCGCCGGTGCTGAGCGCCGACGTGGGTTCCGGCGATGTCGCCGCACGCGGCATCCGCGGACTGGCAGCGGTGTCGGTCGGTTCCGGCGACATCGAACTGGACGATGTCGGCGCGGTGCGCGTGATCTCCATCGGCTCCGGCGATGTCACCGCACGGGGCGTTCGCGGTGCCGTCCATGTCGGCAGCATCGGCTCGGGCGACTTCACCCTGGTGCGCGGCACCGGCAGCGTCGAGATCGGCTCGATCGGTTCCGGCGACGCCGAAGTACGCGATGTCGGCGGCGACGTCGTCGTCGGGTCGGTCGGCTCCGGCGGCGTGGAAGCCCGCAACGTCGCGGGCGCGCTCACCGTGCGCTCCATCGGCAGCGGCGACGTGCACCACGAAGGCGTGAAGGGCGCCATCGATCTCCCGAAACATCATTGA
- a CDS encoding ABC transporter permease yields MNAVTSTLGKPSKPGAFKWLIKREFWENRGGFFWAPVITGGIFLVLNLILAVIGSIAARRSMGDGGFVIDDAPEKAHQIVGGIGDGMLLGGVILACVVLAFVVFFYALGTLYDDRRDRSVLFWKSLPVSDTHMVLSKLAWALVLAPLLAIGIGILIGVAMWLISALTITVNGLPAGGAMFTHSHPLRVIGGVISSLPVYVFWSLPAIGWLMFCSAWARSKPFLWAVLVPVLACVIISMTDILPGLNIRHDLVWYTVVYRGLLSVVPGAWFPTLQGGAAGAHTEINTPDELANAIDLTRSWQAFASADIWIGAVIGIALIVGAIYLRRWRESE; encoded by the coding sequence ATGAACGCCGTGACTTCGACGTTGGGCAAGCCCTCCAAGCCGGGCGCGTTCAAGTGGCTGATCAAGCGCGAGTTCTGGGAGAACCGCGGCGGCTTCTTCTGGGCGCCGGTGATCACCGGCGGCATCTTCCTGGTGCTGAACCTGATCCTGGCCGTCATCGGCAGCATCGCGGCGCGCCGCTCGATGGGCGATGGCGGCTTCGTCATCGACGACGCACCGGAAAAGGCGCACCAGATCGTCGGCGGGATCGGCGACGGCATGTTGCTGGGCGGCGTGATCCTCGCCTGCGTGGTGCTGGCGTTCGTGGTGTTCTTCTACGCCCTGGGCACCCTGTACGACGACCGCCGCGACCGCAGCGTCCTGTTCTGGAAGTCGTTGCCGGTCTCGGACACCCACATGGTGCTGTCGAAGCTGGCCTGGGCGCTGGTCCTGGCGCCGCTGCTGGCCATCGGCATCGGCATCCTGATCGGCGTGGCGATGTGGCTGATCTCGGCGCTGACCATCACCGTCAACGGCCTGCCGGCCGGTGGCGCGATGTTCACCCATTCGCACCCCTTGCGCGTCATCGGCGGTGTGATCAGTTCGCTGCCCGTCTACGTGTTCTGGTCGCTGCCGGCGATCGGCTGGCTGATGTTCTGCTCGGCGTGGGCACGCAGCAAGCCGTTCCTGTGGGCCGTGCTGGTGCCGGTGCTGGCCTGCGTGATCATCAGCATGACCGACATCCTGCCGGGCCTGAACATCCGCCATGACCTGGTCTGGTACACGGTGGTCTACCGCGGCCTGCTGAGCGTGGTGCCGGGCGCCTGGTTCCCGACCCTGCAGGGCGGTGCCGCCGGCGCGCATACCGAGATCAACACGCCCGACGAACTGGCCAACGCCATCGACCTGACGCGCAGCTGGCAGGCATTCGCCTCGGCGGACATCTGGATCGGCGCGGTCATCGGCATCGCCCTGATCGTCGGCGCGATCTACCTGCGCCGCTGGCGCGAAAGCGAATAA
- a CDS encoding ABC transporter ATP-binding protein, with amino-acid sequence MNAAIANTVVTAHGLRKGYKNKLALDNTSFEIEAGKIIGLIGPNGAGKTTALKAILGLTPFEGQLRVLGLDPRKDRDELMKDVCFIADVAVLPRWMKVKEAIDFVEGVHPRFDRAKCERFIANTQLKPNLRVREMSKGMIVQLHLALVMAIDAKLLVLDEPTLGLDILYRKQFYQRLLEDYFDEQKTIIVTTHQVEEIEHILTDVMFIRDGKIVLTAQMDEVAERYTEVLVGGAEAADQARALKPIDERALPFGKTVLLFDGVPQAQLAPLGETRTPGLADLFVAIMKGTYA; translated from the coding sequence ATGAATGCCGCAATCGCCAACACCGTGGTCACTGCCCACGGTCTTCGCAAGGGCTACAAGAACAAGCTGGCGCTGGACAACACCAGCTTCGAGATCGAGGCGGGCAAGATCATCGGTCTGATCGGTCCCAACGGCGCGGGCAAGACCACCGCGCTGAAGGCCATCCTCGGCCTGACGCCGTTCGAGGGCCAGCTGCGGGTGCTGGGCCTGGATCCGCGCAAGGACCGCGACGAACTGATGAAGGACGTCTGCTTCATCGCCGACGTGGCCGTGCTGCCGCGCTGGATGAAGGTCAAGGAAGCCATCGATTTCGTCGAAGGCGTGCACCCCCGCTTCGATCGGGCCAAGTGCGAGCGATTCATCGCCAACACCCAGCTCAAGCCCAACCTGCGCGTCCGCGAGATGTCCAAGGGCATGATCGTGCAGCTGCACCTGGCGCTGGTGATGGCGATCGACGCCAAACTGCTGGTCCTGGACGAACCCACGCTCGGCCTGGACATCCTCTACCGCAAGCAGTTCTACCAACGCCTGCTGGAAGACTACTTCGACGAGCAGAAGACCATCATCGTCACCACCCACCAGGTCGAGGAGATCGAACACATCCTCACCGACGTGATGTTCATCCGCGACGGCAAGATCGTGCTGACCGCGCAGATGGACGAAGTTGCCGAGCGCTACACCGAAGTGCTCGTCGGCGGCGCCGAGGCGGCCGATCAGGCGCGTGCCCTGAAACCGATCGATGAACGTGCCCTGCCCTTCGGCAAGACCGTGCTGCTCTTCGACGGCGTGCCGCAGGCGCAGCTCGCCCCGCTGGGCGAAACCCGTACCCCTGGCCTGGCCGACCTGTTCGTCGCCATCATGAAAGGAACCTACGCATGA
- a CDS encoding GntR family transcriptional regulator, with protein MTSIQWSDGAPIYRQLKDRVIAMMLDGILKPGDALPSVRQVAAEYQLNPITVSRAYQELADEALVEKRRGLGMFVTDEASKKLRGSERERFLTEEWPAVAERIERLGLSIEELLQSKGNK; from the coding sequence GGAGCGACGGCGCTCCCATCTACCGCCAGCTGAAGGATCGTGTGATCGCCATGATGCTGGACGGGATCCTGAAGCCGGGCGACGCCCTGCCCTCCGTGCGCCAGGTGGCCGCGGAGTACCAGCTGAATCCGATCACCGTATCGCGCGCCTATCAGGAGCTGGCCGACGAGGCCCTGGTGGAGAAGCGCCGCGGCCTGGGCATGTTCGTCACCGACGAAGCGTCCAAGAAGCTGCGCGGCAGCGAGCGCGAGCGGTTCCTGACCGAAGAATGGCCGGCCGTCGCCGAGCGCATCGAGCGCCTGGGCCTGTCTATCGAAGAGCTGCTGCAATCCAAGGGGAACAAGTGA